In Sphingomonas sp. Leaf357, a single genomic region encodes these proteins:
- a CDS encoding ferritin-like domain-containing protein, translating into MIDHNNALEVLTAIDKRRDERRRFMKVAGTGTAVLGGAALLSACGGNGTSATPTPTPTPTPTPTATTATLDLDILNFALNLEYLEAQYYLYAVTGSGLTASQTASGTGTAGGTVTGGARVDFSGDALVGAYAREIAADEAAHVVFLRSVLGSAAVAMPNINISPAIFSALATAAGIDQTAGNFNPYASPEAFLLGAFIFEDVGVTAYKGAAPLITNKTYLEAAAGILAAEAYHAGLVRTVLYNKGIATPSNNLITNANKISDARDSVDGTVVSTSVSAADDDQGITNGTDANLVPTDGNGIAYSRSVSQVLNIVYLNTAAKTAGASSGAFFPNGLNANLAAFKTSSANP; encoded by the coding sequence ATGATCGATCACAACAACGCTCTTGAAGTCCTCACCGCCATCGACAAGCGGCGCGACGAACGCCGGCGCTTCATGAAGGTCGCCGGCACCGGCACCGCCGTCCTCGGCGGTGCGGCCCTGCTGTCCGCCTGCGGTGGCAACGGCACCTCCGCCACGCCGACGCCTACCCCGACGCCGACGCCAACCCCGACGGCGACCACCGCGACGCTGGATCTCGACATCCTCAATTTCGCGCTGAATCTCGAATATCTCGAGGCGCAATATTATCTCTACGCCGTCACCGGTTCGGGCCTGACCGCCAGCCAGACGGCCAGCGGCACCGGCACGGCCGGCGGCACCGTCACCGGTGGCGCTCGGGTCGATTTCTCGGGCGATGCGCTGGTCGGCGCCTATGCCCGGGAAATCGCGGCGGACGAGGCGGCGCACGTCGTCTTCCTGCGCTCGGTACTCGGCTCGGCGGCGGTCGCCATGCCGAACATCAACATCAGCCCGGCGATCTTCAGCGCGCTCGCCACGGCGGCGGGGATCGACCAGACCGCGGGCAACTTCAATCCCTACGCCTCGCCCGAGGCGTTCCTGCTCGGCGCGTTCATTTTCGAGGATGTCGGCGTCACGGCATACAAGGGTGCGGCCCCGCTGATCACCAACAAGACCTATCTGGAGGCAGCGGCGGGCATCCTCGCGGCCGAGGCCTATCATGCCGGGCTCGTCCGCACCGTGCTCTACAACAAGGGCATCGCCACGCCGTCGAACAACTTGATCACCAACGCCAACAAGATCTCCGACGCGCGCGACAGCGTGGACGGCACGGTGGTCAGCACCAGCGTCTCGGCGGCGGACGACGATCAGGGCATCACCAACGGCACCGACGCCAATCTCGTCCCGACCGACGGCAACGGCATCGCCTATAGCCGCAGCGTCTCGCAGGTGCTGAACATCGTCTATCTCAACACCGCGGCGAAGACGGCCGGCGCGTCGTCGGGGGCATTCTTCCCCAATGGCCTGAACGCCAACCTCGCGGCGTTCAAGACGAGTTCCGCCAACCCCTGA
- a CDS encoding ferritin-like domain-containing protein, whose product MTDTHQQLMETFDNRVERRNERREFFKAAIGAAAVAGAGAAAVTLGGVATAQTFSDADVLNFALNLEYLEAQFYLYALNGTGLAAADTDGYLVAGTLVAGGTTVAGQKVDFSGDPAVGAYAKEIAADELAHVRFLRTALGTSRVPMPNIDVSPTAFNVAAMAAGVSTAAAPFNPYASPENFLLGAFIFEDVGVTAYKGAAPLLTSKTYLEAAAGILAVEAYHAAIVRTSLYAKGIATPSKMLLETTEKISNLRDTLDGSPAENSTIGVGADDDQGITGSNTSTGFASNIVPLNANGLAYSRSTGQVLNIVYGNTTTPSGLFFPNGVNGTFKANA is encoded by the coding sequence ATGACCGACACACACCAGCAGTTGATGGAGACGTTCGACAATCGCGTCGAACGGCGCAACGAGCGCCGGGAATTCTTCAAGGCGGCGATCGGCGCGGCGGCGGTCGCCGGGGCCGGTGCTGCGGCGGTCACGCTGGGCGGCGTCGCCACCGCGCAGACCTTCAGCGATGCCGACGTCCTGAACTTCGCGCTCAACCTCGAATATCTCGAGGCGCAATTCTATCTCTACGCGCTGAACGGCACCGGCCTCGCCGCCGCTGATACCGATGGCTATCTCGTCGCGGGCACGCTCGTCGCCGGTGGCACGACGGTCGCCGGGCAGAAGGTCGATTTCAGCGGCGATCCGGCCGTCGGCGCCTATGCCAAGGAAATCGCCGCCGACGAGCTCGCGCACGTCCGCTTCCTGCGCACCGCGCTCGGCACCTCGCGCGTGCCGATGCCGAACATCGACGTCAGCCCCACGGCGTTCAACGTCGCGGCGATGGCCGCCGGCGTCTCCACCGCCGCCGCGCCGTTCAATCCCTATGCGTCGCCGGAGAACTTCCTGCTCGGCGCGTTCATCTTCGAGGATGTCGGCGTCACCGCCTATAAGGGCGCGGCACCGCTCCTGACCAGCAAGACCTATCTCGAGGCCGCCGCCGGCATCCTCGCGGTCGAGGCGTATCACGCCGCGATCGTGCGCACGTCGCTATATGCCAAGGGCATCGCCACCCCGTCCAAGATGCTGCTCGAGACGACCGAGAAGATCTCCAACCTGCGCGATACGCTGGATGGCTCGCCGGCGGAGAATTCGACGATCGGCGTCGGCGCGGACGACGATCAGGGCATCACCGGTTCGAACACCTCGACCGGCTTCGCCTCGAACATCGTGCCGCTCAACGCCAACGGCCTGGCCTATAGCCGCTCGACCGGACAGGTGCTCAACATCGTCTATGGCAACACGACGACGCCCAGCGGCCTGTTCTTCCCCAATGGCGTGAATGGAACATTCAAGGCGAACGCATGA
- a CDS encoding MipA/OmpV family protein, translating into MPIRTVAPLIGVALALCAAPAFAQNADTSGQPPLPQPEVVTGGDSVSIAVGVATIPGYEGSDKNRVLPGALIRGTVSGISFITRGAQLFVDVVPNKPGPTWDFQLGPVAGLNFDRTSLKNINDTRVEALGKRKTAIEVGGYTGIGKTGVITSDYDKLSVSVSYVQDINKAHKSYIITPEIDYGTPLSRKAYVGLSASASYVGGEYADTYFSVDRAGSLASTLPVYNAGKGWKNYQASAFATYSLTGDLLHGLSLVGGVSYSRLLGDFARSPVVSIAGDRNQWLGAVGLAYTF; encoded by the coding sequence ATGCCGATCCGTACCGTGGCCCCCTTGATCGGTGTGGCACTGGCGCTGTGCGCCGCCCCCGCCTTTGCGCAGAATGCCGACACGTCCGGGCAGCCGCCGCTGCCCCAGCCCGAAGTCGTCACCGGCGGCGACAGCGTGTCGATCGCGGTCGGCGTCGCCACGATTCCCGGTTATGAAGGGTCGGACAAGAACCGCGTCCTCCCCGGCGCGCTGATCCGCGGCACCGTTTCCGGGATCAGCTTCATCACGCGCGGCGCGCAGCTGTTCGTGGATGTCGTGCCGAACAAGCCCGGCCCGACCTGGGATTTCCAGCTGGGTCCGGTCGCCGGCCTCAATTTCGATCGCACCAGCCTGAAGAATATCAACGATACCCGCGTCGAGGCGCTCGGCAAGCGCAAGACCGCGATCGAGGTCGGCGGCTATACCGGCATCGGCAAGACCGGCGTGATCACCAGCGATTACGACAAGCTGAGCGTCAGCGTGTCCTACGTTCAGGACATCAACAAGGCGCACAAGAGCTACATCATCACGCCGGAGATCGATTACGGCACGCCGCTCAGCCGCAAGGCCTATGTCGGCCTGTCCGCCAGCGCCAGCTATGTCGGCGGCGAATATGCCGATACCTATTTCAGCGTCGATCGCGCCGGGTCGCTGGCCAGCACGCTGCCGGTCTACAATGCCGGCAAGGGCTGGAAGAATTACCAGGCCTCCGCCTTCGCGACCTATTCGCTGACCGGCGATCTGTTGCACGGTTTGTCGCTGGTCGGCGGCGTGTCCTATTCGCGCCTGCTCGGCGATTTCGCGCGCAGCCCGGTGGTCAGCATCGCCGGCGATCGGAACCAGTGGCTCGGCGCGGTCGGGCTGGCCTACACGTTCTGA
- a CDS encoding DUF2141 domain-containing protein, which translates to MASASLALLCLLPGATPVTDLHVDVAKLRNAKGMLRLCLTADPKNFPACVDDARAVTRSVPASQPDMVFAGLPAGDYALAVIHDENGNNKLDTMLGIPREGFGFSRNPTITFGPPRFTAARFTLTGDANRQQVRMKYMF; encoded by the coding sequence GTGGCCAGCGCGTCGCTGGCGCTGCTGTGCCTGTTGCCGGGGGCGACGCCGGTCACTGATCTGCACGTCGATGTCGCGAAATTGCGCAACGCCAAGGGCATGCTGCGCCTCTGCTTGACCGCCGACCCGAAGAACTTCCCCGCCTGTGTCGACGATGCCCGCGCCGTCACCCGGTCGGTGCCGGCCAGCCAGCCAGACATGGTGTTTGCCGGGCTCCCGGCGGGCGATTACGCGCTCGCCGTGATCCATGACGAAAACGGCAACAACAAGCTCGATACGATGCTCGGCATCCCGCGCGAAGGCTTCGGCTTCTCGCGCAATCCCACGATCACCTTCGGGCCGCCGCGTTTCACCGCCGCCCGCTTCACGCTTACCGGTGATGCCAATCGGCAACAGGTCCGCATGAAGTATATGTTCTGA
- a CDS encoding sterol desaturase family protein encodes MTAALAILLSALAMSAIVGVRYLIVSGAFAALTSARQPGLYKGLDKQMRREIGWSLASAAIYGVPAGIVAWGWQNHGWTRVYADVHAYPLWYLPLSILLYLFAHDTWFYWTHRWMHRPGPFRLAHAVHHASRPPTAWAAMAFHPIEALTGAVIIPLLVFAIPIHPAALGVVLTVMTVMGVTNHMGWEMFPASMWRGRLGGWLITASHHQRHHERYGCNYGLYFRFWDRLCGTDAGIGTFRRASGARGQRVAGAAVPVAGGDAGH; translated from the coding sequence ATGACCGCAGCCCTTGCCATCCTGCTCTCCGCGCTCGCGATGAGCGCCATCGTCGGCGTGCGCTACCTGATCGTAAGCGGCGCGTTCGCCGCGCTCACCTCCGCGCGGCAGCCCGGCCTGTACAAGGGCCTCGACAAGCAGATGCGGCGCGAGATCGGCTGGAGCCTCGCCTCCGCCGCGATCTATGGTGTGCCGGCCGGAATCGTCGCCTGGGGCTGGCAGAATCACGGCTGGACGCGCGTCTATGCCGACGTGCACGCTTACCCCTTATGGTATCTGCCGCTCTCGATCCTGCTCTATCTGTTCGCGCACGATACCTGGTTCTACTGGACGCATCGCTGGATGCACCGGCCCGGCCCGTTCAGGCTCGCGCATGCCGTGCACCATGCCAGCCGCCCGCCGACCGCCTGGGCGGCGATGGCCTTCCATCCGATCGAGGCGCTGACCGGGGCTGTGATAATTCCGCTACTGGTCTTCGCAATTCCGATCCATCCTGCCGCACTCGGGGTGGTACTCACGGTGATGACGGTTATGGGTGTCACCAACCATATGGGCTGGGAGATGTTTCCGGCGTCGATGTGGAGAGGACGCCTGGGCGGCTGGTTGATCACCGCGAGCCATCATCAGCGGCATCACGAACGATACGGGTGCAATTATGGTCTCTATTTCCGCTTCTGGGATCGGCTCTGCGGCACCGACGCGGGGATCGGCACGTTCCGGCGCGCATCCGGCGCGCGTGGCCAGCGCGTCGCTGGCGCTGCTGTGCCTGTTGCCGGGGGCGACGCCGGTCACTGA